The genomic window CCGCCTGGGGAGGCACCGCACTCGCGCTGACCATGGGCGGTGCCGCATTGTGGGCGGTTCCGCTGGGGCGCGTGGTGGCAGCCAGAGGCAGGCGCGCCTCGCTCACGGTAGGCCTAAGCCTTGGCATCCTCGGTGCTGTCAGCGCACTGACGGGCGCGCAACTTGGATTCGCGCCATTCGTGCTCCTGGGCTTCCTGCTGCTCGGCGGTGAGGTGGCCACTAATTATCAGGCTCGCTTCGCCGCCGTCGACGTGGCAGTGGGCAAGCACCGGGGTCGCGACCTCTCCCTGGTGATGTGGGCAACCACCGTGGGTGCGGTGGTTGGGCCGCAGCTCATCGGCCTCACCGAGGGCATCGGCGCCCACTTTGGCCTTGTGCAATTCGCAGGCGCGTACCTGCTGTGCATCACTGTGCAATTCCTAGGCATCCTCTTACTGCAATTTGGGCTACGCCCCGAGCTGCGCCCCAGTGACAAGCCGCAGCGTGAGAGGATCCGGGTACGCAGCAACCCCGAGGCCGTATTTGCCATGGTCACCGTGGCTGCCTCGCATTTCGCCATGATCGGCATCATGTCCATGACGGCAGTGCATTTGCATCACCACGGCGCGGGCCTGGGGTGGATCGGCATCGTGATCTCTGGGCATGTGGGTGCCATGTATGCCCTTGCGCCGATCTTCGGCATCATCTCTGACCGCGCCGGGGCATCGCGCGCCATCGTTCTTGGTGTGCTGCTCAACGTCACTGCCGCGGCGGTGGTGGTGATCTTCGCCCAAAGTCAGGTGGGCGTTCTTGTCGGGCTGATCCTGCTGGGCTTCGGATGGTCCGCCACCCTCGTGGGAGGCTCGGCGCTTCTGGTTCGCGTGACTAAGCCTGCCGAACGCGCAGCATTCCAGGGACGCAACGACCTCATCATGAATATCTGTGGTGCCAGCGGCGGTATCCTTGCAGGCCCCATCGTTGCCGCTTTCGGCTTGCCCATCCTCGCCGGTGCCATGGGTATACTCGTGCTGGCGCTAGCCATCGCCGGGCCATTGTGGGTGCGTGCGCAATTACAGTCGAAGCCATGACTTTTCACGAACTCCTCATCGACCTCTCCGAACGTCCGCTGTACGTCCTGGATCAGATTGCCAACAAGCACCTCAGCGTGGAACGCGCCAATGCGCATCTCGGCGGTCACCCCAACTCCATTGTCTGGCTTCTCTGGCACACTGGTCGCGAGTTAGACATGCAGCTCATTGAACTTTCTGGGGGTCAACAAGTGTGGACGCGCGGGGAGTTTGCGCAACGCACAGGGCTCGGCTCCACGGGAGATCCCATGGGTTATGGGCACAGCGAGGCCGAGGCACGCGCTATGCGGGTGGAAACGCAGGATCAGCTCGAAGCGCTACTGGACTACGTGCGCCAGAGCCTCACGGCCACCCGTGCATACACCGCCCAGCTCAGCGCCGTAGAAGCCA from Corynebacterium gerontici includes these protein-coding regions:
- a CDS encoding MFS transporter, with product MSTPATVAPAYRRRVIATLMFVQVMAGLGHGVTFSMGSLLISELLGSAWGGTALALTMGGAALWAVPLGRVVAARGRRASLTVGLSLGILGAVSALTGAQLGFAPFVLLGFLLLGGEVATNYQARFAAVDVAVGKHRGRDLSLVMWATTVGAVVGPQLIGLTEGIGAHFGLVQFAGAYLLCITVQFLGILLLQFGLRPELRPSDKPQRERIRVRSNPEAVFAMVTVAASHFAMIGIMSMTAVHLHHHGAGLGWIGIVISGHVGAMYALAPIFGIISDRAGASRAIVLGVLLNVTAAAVVVIFAQSQVGVLVGLILLGFGWSATLVGGSALLVRVTKPAERAAFQGRNDLIMNICGASGGILAGPIVAAFGLPILAGAMGILVLALAIAGPLWVRAQLQSKP
- a CDS encoding DinB family protein — its product is MTFHELLIDLSERPLYVLDQIANKHLSVERANAHLGGHPNSIVWLLWHTGRELDMQLIELSGGQQVWTRGEFAQRTGLGSTGDPMGYGHSEAEARAMRVETQDQLEALLDYVRQSLTATRAYTAQLSAVEAKKLIDANVTFGVRLISIIDDAIQHLAQIQYVLGAPELR